The following are encoded together in the Lactuca sativa cultivar Salinas chromosome 1, Lsat_Salinas_v11, whole genome shotgun sequence genome:
- the LOC111901385 gene encoding uncharacterized protein LOC111901385, which yields MVKEKKCSLGEVHAVTFQVGQKYKSKKEIKDKVNKLAIETRRNIGFKKNDKQGLGLCVKVMLKVNDYWYVKTLLDKHTCDQTRKLRACTMKYISVEILYMVESNPTVPLRSIQDHVQKMLQVGVSIHKVHREKATTTKQVTGDYTKQYEVLRDYLMELQPTNVGTSVKLEVVNEPNSAIETWQFKRVYISLGELKKGFKAGLRDILGLDDDFIKDPFPGQVLTTVVLASNNGIYPLAYAIVETENMSSWKWFLECLGDDLELY from the exons ATGGTGAAGGAGAAGAAGTGCTCTCTTGGTGAAGTCCATGCAGTTACTTTTCAAGTGGGTCAAAAGTATAAAAGTAAAAAGGAAATTAAGGACAAAGTCAACAAACTTGCCATTGAGACTAGAAGGAATATTGGCTTCAAGAAAAATGACAAACAAGGCTTAGGGTTGTGTGTAAAGGTAAT GTTAAAAGTTAATGATTATTGGTATGTGAAAACTTTACTGGACAAACATACTTGTGATCAAACTAGAAAACTTAGGGCTTGCACTATGAAGTATATATCCGTAGAAATCTTATACATGGTGGAGTCTAACCCTACAGTACCCCTGCGAAGCATTCAAGACCATGTTCAGAAGATGCTTCAAGTTGGTGTGTCCATACATAAAGTACACAGGGAAAAAGCAACAACCACAAAGCAAGTGACTGGTGACTACACGAAGCAATACGAGGTGTTAAGAGATTATCTTATGGAACTACAACCCACTAATGTGGGTACAAGTGTGAAGCTTGAGGTTGTTAATGAGCCTAATAGTGCTATTGAAACATGGCAATTTAAAAGGGTGTATATTTCCTTAGGGGAATTAAAGAAAGGGTTTAAAGCAGGCTTAAGAGATATTCTCGGACTAGATGATGATTTTATCAAAGATCCATTTCCAGGCCAAGTACTCACTACAGTTGTATTGGCTTCAAACAATGGCATATACCCACTTGCATATGCCATTGTTGAGACTGAAAATATGAGTAGTTGGAAATGGTTTCTAGAATGCTTAGGAGATGACTTAGAGCTGTACTAA